Part of the Oncorhynchus masou masou isolate Uvic2021 chromosome 18, UVic_Omas_1.1, whole genome shotgun sequence genome, GCTCCTCGTCCAATCAGAACGAGATGTTTTTCGGGGACCAGGTGGACATGTGCTACAAGTGTTCCGTCAAACAAGGAAACACGCTCTTCATCCCAACAGGTATTCGCCCTCGCTCTTCATCCCAACAGGTATTCAGTGTTTTCAGAAGTTtctcaggtctaaatcagtctctGATTAGAGGGCAATGATGAAaacacagtggaactggctttgagttCCAAAGTTGAGTTTGAGGGGTGTAGAGTACATCCATGTAGTGTactattaggtacacccatctggTACCGGGTTGGAACACCCTCCTTTGCCTCcaaaacagcctgaattatttggAGAATGGATTTTACAAGCTGGGAACGTCCTACAGGGATGTTTGTCCATGCTGACGCAATGTCatccatggactcatgctgcttacaccaaatcctgactctgccatcagcatgactcaACAGGAACCGGGGTTCGTCAGACCAGACAATGTTTTTCCACttctcaattgtccagtgttggtgattgtGTGGTCGTCTACTGCAATAGCTCATCCATGACAAGGACCAACGAGTTGTGTGTTCCGAGATGCTGTTCTGCACACCACCGTTGTACTGCGCCGTTGTCTGTTTGTGGCCAGCCTGTTAGCTTGCTCGATTCTTGCCAATCTCCTTCAACATCTCATCAATAAGTTGTTTTTGTCCACTGGACTtcctctgactggatgttttttgtttgtggcACCATTCTTGAGAAACCCTAGACAatgtcgtgcgtgaaaagcccaggaggcccgGCCGTTTCGGAGATCCTGAATCCGCCGTGATTGGCACCAATGATCATGCCGCGCTCAGTCGCTTAAGTCACTCATTTGacccattctaacattcaatcaaacagtaacttgGATGCTTGTCTGCCTGCTTTGTATAGCAAGCCATGGCCACGGGACTCATTCTGTAGGAGTGATCCATATTTGTGAACGGTGTGGtctacctaataaactgtccttTGAGTGTATGTACAGGTGACAGTCCTGGTACCGGCctgctattgtttttacatgcaGTACATTTCTGGTGGAGTTCGTCAGAACTCTGTATATTATGTGCGAATAGTACATGCATAAATTCATATTTAACTGTATATGTGTGAGTTGTTCacatgtacctgtgtgtgtgtgtgtctcaggatgGATCCACGCTGTGCTGACTCCTGTGGACTGTGTGGCCTTCGGAGGGAATTTCCTACACAGCCTCAACATTGACATGCAACTCCGGTGAGTCCCTTCACCCCTGCCTCTACCTAAAACAGTCACATCACCTATGGTACTCCGCTTTCCTCAACTGATCTTAGcaacctctctctccacatcaaaACTAGAATGCCATTCGGAAAAATGCTCAAGCAATACatggaggcaggtggcctagcggttagagcgttgggccagtatcttgtcggtttgaatccctgagccgacgtGGCTCTGTTGACGTGCCCTTGTTGCTCCTATaattcactctggataagagcatctgctaaatgactaaaacatACATTTATATTACCATTGTACCAGAATATAATGTATAGTATTTATTCCTACTATACattctattataaactgggtggttccagccctaaatgctgattggctgacagccatggtatttCAGACCGTGTACCATGGGTatgccaaaacatttatttttactgctctaaataCTCTGCGTTGGGTCGtgtgtaagaacagcccttagtcgtggtatatcgGCCATATTCCACACCCCCCCTTGGGCCTTACTGCTTAAATATCAAATGTCTAATACCATACTCCTGTGTTTCTCTTCCAATCAGAGCATATGAAATAGAGAAGAGGTTGAGTACAGCAGACCTGTTCAGGTTTCCAAACTTTGAGacagtgtgttggtatgttggCAAGCACCTGCTAGACACATTCAGAGGTGAGGCGCTTCATCATAAATCATTGTTTTTTTTCCAAACCTCTGCTGAACTGCATTTATTTGGGCAATGTTAGTCAGTTAACCTTATAACTTCTATACTGGTCTACTTTACAGGTCTGCGAGAGAACCGCAGACACCCTGCCTCCTACCTGGTCCACGGAGCCAAGGCCCTCAACAATGCTTTCCGCATGTGGACACGCAAAGAGGTGATTCTTTATTGTAGGCCCCCTTATGAATGCATTAATTAAGCCTTTATAGCAGCTACATAAGACATAATAACACCTGTCATTAAACATTATGAACAATGGCATGAAGGTGTCATGAAACTAGTTATATTGGGCGCAGTAGTCTTTGTTTTGTGATGTTTTTGTGCTCTGGCCAGTCGCTGACTGACCACGAGGTGGAGATTCCAGAGACCATCGAGACTCAGCGTCTAGTGAAGGACCTGGCCAAGGAGATACGACTGGTTGAGGTAGGCAGGGGGAAATATTTCATAGAGTACACTGACCGAGCCAAGCTACTGTGCTGGCCTGGTTGTTCGTCCACCATAGAAAATATCTGAGCCTGTATAGTTCAGGTCACAAATTTCAGTCTGGCTTTCTGAGACTACTCAGTcttctctctgtcaccacagGACATCTTCCAGCAAGGCCGTCCTGCGGCTCCTTTCACCTCAACACAGGGCTTCCCCACCCCACTCCCCAAAGCCTCCCCTCTAGCTGTCTCCCAGAGTCCAAGCCGCCCcccagggaggaagagaggcccCAAACCCAAGGATATGTCCCCCAGCCCCAAGAAGAAGGGTCAAAAGGGCTTAATGAAAGAGGCAGGCGAGTTGGATCTCCTGGAGAtccacaccaaacacacactgaagaaaTTCCAATGTGGAAACAAGAAAAACAAGAAGAAGGTATGACTGATTGTTCAACAGTCCTTTTTACCTCAACATTTCCCTCTCTGGGACAAATAAGGTTGAAAGTCTAAATGTACTTTGGCTCTCAGCCTCACATTGTTATTGTGTATTATAGTGAAATGCTAACAGGATTGTGCcattcttctccttctccagtTAGAGCTGCCTCAGGAGTTTGCAGGGAAAATGAGCAAGAGCAAACTGAAACTGGTGCTGACCAATGGCAAAATACAGGGGTAAGACTGGGAGGTCAAGGAGACTCTTCAGTATCTTCACGCCAAATCTTCATCTCTCTTTTTTTCCTCACcctttctcactttctctgcctgcctttctctctgcctctctgcctgcctctgttGGCCGGCCTGCCtgcgcctctctctcgctctctatctctgtgtgtgtgtgtgtgtgtggctatctGCCTGCCATCCTCTCGGTCTGCCTGCCATCCTCTCGGTCTGCCTGCCATCCTCTCGGTCTGCCTGCCATCCTCTCGGTCTGCCTGCCATCCTCTCggtctgcctgccatcctgtatgTCTGGCGCTCTACCTGCTTGGCTGGCTGGTCTCCTGGCTTGCAGCGTGCCTGCCGGCCTGGCCCgcagcctgcctgccatcctggtATGTCTGCCGGCCGCCCTACCTGCCTTGGCTGGCTGGTCTCCTGGCTTGCAGCTGTGCCTCTCTGGCTGCCTGGCCCCtctctcctgcctgcctgccctgcctgcagctggctggctgcctgcctgcctgcctctctctctctggctggctgcctgcctgcctgcctgcctctctctctctctggctgcctgcctgcctgcctctctctctctctggctggctgcctgcctgcctgcctctctctctctctggctgcctgcctgccttcctgcctctctctggctggctggctgcctgcctgccggcctctcgctctctctcgtacTGTTCTTGCTACATTTCAGTGTCATCCATCCTTATTTCTGCCCACAGGAAGAAGGGAGGTCGTTCAGGCATAAGTAACAGTGCGGACCGTGCCTCTCAATTCCAGCAACATGCTATGGGAGGGTCTACCTTGTCAGATTTTGAGTCCGAGGACGAACTGCAGATTGATGAAACTCCCCCTCCTCGACGCAAGGCTGGAGGATCTAGCAAGAAGAAACTCAGTGGTGAGAGAGTACATAATCTAGTTTTGATATGTAGTGGGGAGCACCTGCTTCATAATAGCATTCATTACTAAAGCCAACAACAGTTTTCTGCTCCTGTTGGGGCATTCAGTTCATCCTACTGAGCCTTGAGGAGGAAGGTTTTTCAAGTTCTTTGGGTCAGTGAGTGTTATCGTTATTAAATTGTTTTGGTCGTATACacactgcgagccaggcctaatcgctcaacatcaatgcccaacctcactaatgctcttgtggctgaatggaatcaagtccccacagcaatgttccaacatctagtggaaagccttcccagaagagtggaggctgttatagcatcaaaggggcgaccaactccatattaatggccatgatatagaatgagatgttagacgagcatactgttggtcatgtagtgttttGTGCAGGGTAGGTTCTATCAGTTGGTGGCGCCACAAACTAGAACCCACCTCATGTCTGTATGCCTAGATCGTGGATCTCCCACAGATGGATTCtgtgattcagaggggttgggttaaatgcagaagacacatttcagttgaatgcattgttgtacaactgaccctctttctttccctttccAAATACATTTCCAGCAATATTGTCTGTTTATCACTCTGTATGTACCAGTTAATGGTGCCAATGATGAACAGTCTGGTGGCTAGACAGAAAAACTATTTTACAATGTTAACTGCAAAGCTGGCTTACCTGACTGAACTAACAATGATTATTGGCCATTGTTTTAGAAACTCTGCCATGAATTGTTGCAGCAGGAGGTCTTCAACATCCATTTTCAGGAAAATACTAAATATAATTTTTATGGGCCCTGTCATGCCAAATACTGtttattaaccattattttaccaggtatattgacagaaacaCATCTCTTCTACTCATCCCCAGGTCCTTTGTGTACAAGAGAAGAATGTGCCTATTTGAAAGCTGTATATATAAAGTAGCTTGCgacatgtttatttttttaaagtagctCTTGTGCAAGAATAGGTTGGAGACCCCTGGCCTAGATCGTATTCCATCAGGGCATTGGCAACACAATTAACATTAACAGCCCTTGTCCCCTCAGGTCTCCCCCGGAAGCTACCAAGGGCCAAGCCTTGCTCTGACCCCCATCGCATCAGGGAACCCGGAGAGGTTGACTTCGACATTGAAGAGGACTACACTAcagatgaggaggagaccatgACTGTCCATGGCGTGAAAGGTGGAGCCGGGGGCATCCTGGACCTGCTGAAAGCCAGCAAACAGGTGGCAGGGCTGGACTCTGCTCTCAGGTAGGACCTGCCTCGCAATTTCAgacactttttttatttatttatttttttacctttatttaactaggcaagtcagttaagaacaaattcttattttcaatgacggcctaggaacaatgggttaactgcccgttcaggggcagaacaacagatttgtaccttgtcagcttccggttactagtccaacgctctaaccacaaggctaccctgccgccccacttaaCCAGCACTCTGAATACATTTTGTTTCAGACTATCATGCATTTTATTTTTTCTGAAGTCAAGTGGATAATAGAGCCAACGAAATGTGGAAGATGAATGTGTTACTCTTTACTTCCATTAACATTACCGAGAAGCTTGGACGACTTGCGTAATCAAAGTTTTTGCAACAGATTTGAATTCTAACTCaaactacttctctctctctaccatccagTGAGGAAGCGCCAGCCTCTCCCAGCACACGAGAAGCCATTCAGGGCATGCTCTCCATGGCcaaccctccttcctcctcctcctcttctttgtcatcctcctcttcctcccctctctccgtctctggaGGCCTGTCTGAGGGACTGGGATTAGTcaaagagaaaggagggagagccGTGTGGGTGACCGGAGACAATAAGAGCAGAACAGGAAGTGCCTCTAAAGAGAAGACGACGCTCCAGCGCCCCGGGAAACGGCCTGTCAAGCGGCCGGTCCGTCACCTTAGTGATGAGGAGAGCACAGATGAGCAGGAGACTCTTGGCACCTGTTTTAAAGACGCAGAGTATGGTGAGTCATAGGCTGTGTGCTTCCATATGACA contains:
- the LOC135504001 gene encoding histone lysine demethylase PHF8-like isoform X1; the protein is MASVPVYCLCRLPYDVTRFMIECDICQDWFHGSCVGVEEDKAAEIDLYHCPNCQVTHGPSVSSAVRKRRGGTKQADAGATGGRDTSGRPVKTGTPQFVSELRSRTFPSADEVLLKPSGAQLTVEFLEERSFSVPVMVLRRDGLGMSLPPGNFGVNDVEHYIGPDRVIDVIDVSRQADLKMCLGDFVEYYNSPNRDRVLNVISLEFSETRLSNLVETPKIVRKLSWVENLWPEESVFERPNVQKYCLMGVKDSYTDFHIDFGGTSVWYHVLRGEKIFYLISPTPANLALFERWSSSSNQNEMFFGDQVDMCYKCSVKQGNTLFIPTGWIHAVLTPVDCVAFGGNFLHSLNIDMQLRAYEIEKRLSTADLFRFPNFETVCWYVGKHLLDTFRGLRENRRHPASYLVHGAKALNNAFRMWTRKESLTDHEVEIPETIETQRLVKDLAKEIRLVEDIFQQGRPAAPFTSTQGFPTPLPKASPLAVSQSPSRPPGRKRGPKPKDMSPSPKKKGQKGLMKEAGELDLLEIHTKHTLKKFQCGNKKNKKKLELPQEFAGKMSKSKLKLVLTNGKIQGKKGGRSGISNSADRASQFQQHAMGGSTLSDFESEDELQIDETPPPRRKAGGSSKKKLSGLPRKLPRAKPCSDPHRIREPGEVDFDIEEDYTTDEEETMTVHGVKGGAGGILDLLKASKQVAGLDSALSEEAPASPSTREAIQGMLSMANPPSSSSSSLSSSSSSPLSVSGGLSEGLGLVKEKGGRAVWVTGDNKSRTGSASKEKTTLQRPGKRPVKRPVRHLSDEESTDEQETLGTCFKDAEYVYPSLESDEEDQVKRKRNWADTPWSPKARVTPTLPKQERPVRDGARVASVETGLAAAAAKLAQQEIQKPTKRKYTKKPRPVAPSQPPRAEPSPPSPAPAPEPPTPDFSPERRMECYSASLLDHEYTAGPGPFGPGGPRGSAAMAPGVFLTSRRPSLSPQNSSTYSPSTASPAGLASPGSAGAGGGKRPKKGLATAKQRLGKILKIHRNGKLLL
- the LOC135504001 gene encoding histone lysine demethylase PHF8-like isoform X2 — translated: MASVPVYCLCRLPYDVTRFMIECDICQDWFHGSCVGVEEDKAAEIDLYHCPNCQVTHGPSVMRKRRGGTKQADAGATGGRDTSGRPVKTGTPQFVSELRSRTFPSADEVLLKPSGAQLTVEFLEERSFSVPVMVLRRDGLGMSLPPGNFGVNDVEHYIGPDRVIDVIDVSRQADLKMCLGDFVEYYNSPNRDRVLNVISLEFSETRLSNLVETPKIVRKLSWVENLWPEESVFERPNVQKYCLMGVKDSYTDFHIDFGGTSVWYHVLRGEKIFYLISPTPANLALFERWSSSSNQNEMFFGDQVDMCYKCSVKQGNTLFIPTGWIHAVLTPVDCVAFGGNFLHSLNIDMQLRAYEIEKRLSTADLFRFPNFETVCWYVGKHLLDTFRGLRENRRHPASYLVHGAKALNNAFRMWTRKESLTDHEVEIPETIETQRLVKDLAKEIRLVEDIFQQGRPAAPFTSTQGFPTPLPKASPLAVSQSPSRPPGRKRGPKPKDMSPSPKKKGQKGLMKEAGELDLLEIHTKHTLKKFQCGNKKNKKKLELPQEFAGKMSKSKLKLVLTNGKIQGKKGGRSGISNSADRASQFQQHAMGGSTLSDFESEDELQIDETPPPRRKAGGSSKKKLSGLPRKLPRAKPCSDPHRIREPGEVDFDIEEDYTTDEEETMTVHGVKGGAGGILDLLKASKQVAGLDSALSEEAPASPSTREAIQGMLSMANPPSSSSSSLSSSSSSPLSVSGGLSEGLGLVKEKGGRAVWVTGDNKSRTGSASKEKTTLQRPGKRPVKRPVRHLSDEESTDEQETLGTCFKDAEYVYPSLESDEEDQVKRKRNWADTPWSPKARVTPTLPKQERPVRDGARVASVETGLAAAAAKLAQQEIQKPTKRKYTKKPRPVAPSQPPRAEPSPPSPAPAPEPPTPDFSPERRMECYSASLLDHEYTAGPGPFGPGGPRGSAAMAPGVFLTSRRPSLSPQNSSTYSPSTASPAGLASPGSAGAGGGKRPKKGLATAKQRLGKILKIHRNGKLLL